The Sphingomonas sp. So64.6b genome includes a region encoding these proteins:
- a CDS encoding slipin family protein, which produces MIRKEFIVAENQRGLLVKDGRLLQMLDPGRHTFWDWDNRLSAEIVTAQGVFNSPWAAIIEKLHPAMAAEYFMVVRPGEGQAAVVWLDGRASLIVRPGQAVHVWKVLNDVRVETFDVLAEPRLGKAQLVAFEKADTVTGGTVAAIAIVSVAEAQAGLVFFDGELIETLKPGRYGYWQIGRKVTARTLDTRPLPLEVTAQEILTRDRISIRVTLTSFVQVADVEKAALATPDYQAHIYKLVQFAVREAVGGRTLDEVLNDRETVDAQIVGHVRRELGDIGVVVTELGVKDVILPGEMRELINKVIEAEKLAQANLIRRREETAATRSLLNTAKLMEDNPTLLRLKELESLERVTEKIGRIDVHASSGEGLNAVLDRLVHLKPRD; this is translated from the coding sequence ATGATCCGCAAGGAATTCATTGTTGCCGAGAACCAGCGCGGCCTCCTCGTAAAGGATGGCCGCCTGCTACAAATGCTCGATCCTGGACGTCATACGTTCTGGGATTGGGATAACCGGCTCAGCGCCGAGATCGTCACTGCGCAGGGCGTGTTCAATTCGCCCTGGGCCGCGATCATCGAGAAGCTGCATCCGGCGATGGCGGCCGAGTATTTCATGGTCGTGCGGCCCGGCGAAGGCCAGGCGGCGGTGGTGTGGCTCGATGGACGCGCATCGCTGATCGTGCGGCCGGGCCAGGCGGTGCATGTGTGGAAGGTCCTGAATGACGTTCGCGTCGAGACCTTCGACGTGCTCGCCGAGCCGCGGCTGGGCAAGGCGCAGCTGGTGGCGTTCGAAAAGGCCGATACGGTCACGGGCGGAACGGTCGCGGCGATCGCGATCGTGTCCGTTGCGGAAGCGCAGGCGGGGCTCGTCTTCTTCGATGGCGAGCTCATCGAGACGCTGAAGCCCGGCCGCTACGGCTATTGGCAGATCGGCCGCAAGGTGACTGCCCGGACGCTCGACACGCGGCCGCTGCCGCTCGAGGTGACCGCGCAGGAAATCCTGACGCGCGACCGTATCTCGATCCGCGTGACGCTCACCAGCTTCGTGCAGGTGGCGGACGTGGAGAAGGCCGCGCTTGCGACGCCGGATTACCAGGCGCACATTTACAAGCTCGTCCAGTTCGCGGTCCGTGAGGCCGTGGGCGGGCGGACACTCGACGAAGTGCTCAACGACCGCGAAACGGTCGATGCGCAGATCGTCGGGCATGTCCGGCGTGAGCTTGGCGATATCGGCGTGGTCGTGACCGAACTCGGCGTGAAGGACGTGATCCTTCCCGGCGAGATGCGCGAGCTGATCAACAAGGTGATCGAAGCGGAGAAGCTCGCTCAGGCGAACCTGATCCGCCGGCGCGAGGAAACCGCGGCGACGCGGTCGCTGCTCAACACGGCGAAGCTGATGGAGGACAACCCCACGCTGCTGCGCCTGAAGGAGCTCGAGAGCCTCGAGCGGGTGACCGAGAAGATCGGCCGGATCGATGTGCACGCCAGCTCGGGCGAGGGGCTCAATGCCGTCCTCGACCGGCTCGTGCATCTCAAGCCGCGTGACTGA
- a CDS encoding phosphoglycerate kinase yields the protein MTRSFKTLDDMGEVSGKRVLVREDLNVPMADGAVTDDTRLRATLPTMTELADKGAIVLILAHFGRPKGQRNPELSLAMLTKPYETVLGRPVRFIGDCAGPEAVEAVATLQAGDVAILENTRFHAGEEKNDPALVAEMAKLGDFYVNDAFSAAHRAHASTEGLAHVLPAFAGRAMETELDALDKALGNPEHPVAAVVGGAKVSTKLDVLKHLVARVDHLIIGGGMANTFLAARGVDVGKSLCEHDLTGTAEEIFDAAERANCTIHLPYDVVVAKEFRANPPVRTVNVHEVAADEMILDVGPAAVEALADVLKNCRTLVWNGPMGAFETPPFDMATVALAKTAAALTRDGSLVSVAGGGDTVAALNQAGVGDDFTFVSTAGGAFLEWMEGKELPGVAALTR from the coding sequence ATGACCAGGTCATTCAAAACACTCGACGATATGGGCGAGGTTTCGGGCAAGCGGGTGCTCGTGCGCGAAGATCTGAACGTGCCGATGGCCGACGGTGCGGTGACCGACGACACCCGGTTGCGCGCGACTCTACCGACGATGACCGAGCTCGCGGACAAGGGTGCGATCGTCCTGATCCTGGCGCATTTCGGGCGGCCCAAGGGGCAGCGTAACCCGGAATTGTCGCTGGCGATGCTGACCAAGCCCTATGAGACCGTCCTTGGTCGGCCGGTCCGTTTCATTGGTGATTGCGCCGGCCCGGAAGCGGTGGAAGCGGTCGCCACGCTACAGGCGGGCGATGTCGCGATCCTGGAAAACACGCGTTTCCATGCCGGCGAAGAGAAGAACGACCCCGCTCTGGTCGCGGAGATGGCCAAGCTCGGCGACTTCTACGTCAACGACGCCTTTTCCGCCGCGCACCGCGCGCATGCTTCGACCGAAGGACTGGCGCACGTCCTGCCGGCCTTTGCCGGTCGCGCGATGGAAACCGAACTCGATGCGCTCGACAAGGCGCTGGGCAATCCCGAGCATCCGGTTGCGGCAGTGGTCGGCGGCGCCAAAGTGTCGACCAAGCTCGATGTACTCAAGCATCTCGTCGCCCGCGTCGATCATCTGATCATTGGTGGCGGCATGGCCAATACGTTCCTCGCGGCGCGCGGCGTCGATGTCGGCAAGTCGCTGTGCGAACATGACCTGACCGGTACCGCGGAGGAGATTTTCGACGCGGCGGAGCGGGCGAACTGCACCATCCATCTGCCTTATGACGTGGTGGTGGCGAAGGAATTCCGCGCCAATCCGCCGGTGCGTACCGTCAATGTGCATGAAGTCGCGGCGGACGAGATGATTCTTGATGTCGGTCCCGCAGCAGTCGAAGCGCTGGCCGACGTGCTGAAGAACTGCCGCACCCTGGTGTGGAACGGCCCGATGGGCGCGTTCGAAACGCCGCCATTCGATATGGCGACGGTCGCGCTGGCCAAGACGGCGGCTGCACTGACCCGTGATGGTTCGCTGGTGTCCGTGGCCGGCGGCGGCGATACCGTCGCGGCACTCAATCAGGCGGGTGTCGGCGACGACTTCACTTTCGTCTCGACCGCCGGTGGCGCCTTCCTGGAATGGATGGAAGGCAAGGAACTGCCCGGTGTAGCAGCCCTAACTCGCTGA
- a CDS encoding MOSC domain-containing protein encodes MTATLVGACRTGMVGSNVGVIAGIARHTRAKAPMEVIERAVVTLDGGITGDHRGVRKPGASGKRQVTLIERIDWDAAMAEVGHNIPWYERRCNLLVDGIDLPQVAGTRLRIGADVVLEVTRFTDPCERMEALAPGLFAALLPDWRGGSCTRVLAGGTIVLGDVIRIEEA; translated from the coding sequence ATGACGGCGACCTTGGTTGGCGCCTGCCGTACGGGCATGGTCGGTAGCAATGTCGGCGTGATCGCCGGTATTGCCCGCCATACCCGCGCCAAGGCGCCGATGGAGGTGATCGAGCGCGCGGTGGTGACGCTTGACGGCGGCATCACCGGCGATCATCGCGGGGTGCGCAAACCCGGCGCATCGGGCAAGCGTCAGGTGACGCTGATCGAGCGGATCGACTGGGATGCCGCGATGGCCGAGGTCGGGCACAATATCCCGTGGTACGAGCGGCGCTGCAACCTGCTGGTTGACGGTATCGATTTGCCGCAGGTCGCCGGCACCCGCTTGCGCATTGGCGCGGACGTGGTGCTCGAAGTGACTCGGTTTACCGATCCGTGCGAGCGGATGGAGGCATTGGCACCGGGATTGTTCGCGGCACTGCTGCCCGACTGGCGCGGTGGCTCATGTACGCGTGTTCTTGCCGGTGGCACGATCGTGCTCGGCGATGTGATCAGGATTGAAGAAGCATGA
- the gap gene encoding type I glyceraldehyde-3-phosphate dehydrogenase codes for MTVKVAINGFGRIGRLVARAVLERGDTGLELVAINDLADAKSNAWLFSRDSVHGKYPGKVSAEGQDLVVDGKRIRVTAERDPANLPHKELGVDIVLECTGFFTDRESAQKHLDAGAKKVLISAPAKGVDLTVVFGVNNDKLEAGHNIVSNASCTTNCLAPVAKVLNDAIGIERGLMTTIHAYTNDQKILDQIHPDLRRARAAGMSMIPTTTGAARAVGEVLPELKGKLDGSAIRVPTPDVSLIDLTFTPSRDTTKEEVNAILKTASESAVLKGILDYTDEPLVSIDLMHTSASSTVDSLETAVLDGKLVRVVSWYDNEWGFSNRMVDTAGAMAKFI; via the coding sequence ATGACGGTCAAGGTTGCGATCAACGGGTTCGGGCGTATCGGCCGGCTTGTCGCGCGTGCGGTGCTGGAGCGGGGCGATACGGGGCTTGAACTCGTCGCGATCAATGATCTGGCTGATGCGAAATCGAACGCATGGCTGTTCAGCCGCGATTCGGTGCATGGCAAATATCCCGGCAAGGTCTCGGCCGAGGGCCAGGATCTGGTAGTCGACGGCAAGCGCATCCGCGTCACCGCCGAGCGTGATCCGGCGAATCTGCCGCACAAGGAACTGGGCGTCGATATCGTGCTCGAATGCACTGGTTTCTTCACCGATCGCGAGAGCGCGCAGAAGCATCTCGATGCGGGCGCCAAGAAAGTGCTGATCTCCGCGCCGGCCAAAGGCGTCGACCTGACGGTCGTGTTCGGCGTCAACAACGACAAGCTCGAGGCGGGTCACAACATCGTCTCGAACGCATCGTGCACGACCAACTGCCTGGCGCCGGTTGCCAAGGTTCTGAATGACGCGATCGGTATCGAGCGCGGCCTGATGACCACGATCCATGCCTATACCAACGACCAGAAGATCCTCGACCAGATCCATCCCGATCTGCGCCGCGCGCGTGCTGCCGGAATGTCGATGATCCCGACCACCACCGGTGCCGCGCGCGCGGTCGGCGAAGTGCTGCCCGAATTGAAGGGCAAGCTCGACGGCTCGGCGATCCGCGTACCCACTCCCGACGTGTCGCTGATCGACCTGACCTTCACGCCGTCGCGCGACACGACCAAGGAAGAGGTCAACGCGATCCTTAAGACTGCCTCGGAAAGCGCTGTTCTTAAAGGTATTCTCGATTACACTGACGAACCGCTGGTTTCGATCGACCTGATGCACACCTCGGCATCGTCGACTGTGGACAGCCTGGAAACCGCCGTGCTCGACGGCAAGCTCGTCCGTGTGGTCAGCTGGTACGATAATGAATGGGGCTTCTCCAACCGCATGGTCGATACCGCCGGCGCAATGGCCAAGTTCATCTGA
- the tkt gene encoding transketolase yields MAASDTDLANAIRALAMDAVEAANSGHPGMPMGMADVATVLFTRYLKFDPADPHWPDRDRFVLSAGHGSMLIYALLHLTGYEKPTMDDMRNFRKLGSPCAGHPENFELAGVEATTGPLGQGFAMAVGMAVAERHLNAVFDDDLVDHNTWVISGDGCLMEGINHEAVGLAGHLGLGRLNVLWDDNRITIDGAVSLSSSEDIPARYRASGWHVVSCDGHDVADIARAMDEALADPRPSLIQCRTIIGKGAPNKQGTSATHGAALGAAEVAAARETLGWTSAPFEIPQDIRDTWLDAGKRSVELRKAWTERLASHSHRGEFERRMAGDIKAGDAVAAAFSNWEKMPPSVASRKASELALEGLAAAMPELIGGSADLTGSNNTKAKAQGPLTRDDYAGRYLYYGIREFGMGAAMNGMALHGGVIPYGGTFLVFSDYARPAIRLSAIQQTRVVYVMTHDSIGLGEDGPTHQPIEHLMSLRAIPNLDVYRPCDSVETAECWALALEKKTGPGLLALSRQNLQQVRTGGEMLSAKGAYRLREANAARRVVLIATGSEVQLAVSVADRLEEHGIGADVVSMPCTSRFDAQPEAYRADILPAGALRVSIEAGATWGWERYTGDAGLRFGIDSFGASAPIEALYEHFGLTADAIAPQIIAKLEA; encoded by the coding sequence ATGGCCGCTTCTGATACCGATCTCGCGAACGCAATCCGCGCGCTTGCGATGGACGCGGTGGAGGCCGCCAATTCCGGTCATCCCGGCATGCCGATGGGTATGGCCGATGTCGCGACGGTCCTGTTCACACGGTATCTGAAGTTCGATCCGGCCGATCCGCACTGGCCCGACCGTGACCGCTTCGTCCTGTCGGCCGGCCACGGCTCGATGCTGATCTACGCGCTGCTCCATCTGACCGGTTATGAAAAGCCGACGATGGACGACATGCGTAATTTCCGGAAACTCGGCAGCCCGTGCGCCGGTCATCCGGAGAATTTCGAACTCGCCGGAGTCGAGGCGACGACCGGGCCGTTGGGGCAGGGATTCGCAATGGCGGTCGGCATGGCGGTGGCCGAGCGTCACCTCAATGCCGTGTTCGACGACGATCTGGTCGATCACAATACCTGGGTGATCTCGGGCGATGGCTGCCTGATGGAAGGCATCAACCACGAAGCGGTCGGACTCGCCGGGCATCTCGGGCTGGGCCGGCTCAACGTGTTGTGGGACGACAACCGTATCACCATCGATGGCGCGGTCAGCCTGTCGTCGAGCGAGGACATTCCCGCGCGCTACCGTGCGAGCGGATGGCATGTCGTGTCATGTGACGGTCATGACGTTGCCGATATCGCGCGCGCGATGGACGAGGCGCTGGCCGATCCGCGGCCCTCGCTGATCCAGTGCCGCACGATCATCGGCAAGGGCGCGCCCAACAAGCAGGGCACGTCGGCGACTCACGGCGCGGCGCTGGGTGCCGCCGAAGTGGCCGCAGCGCGCGAGACGCTCGGCTGGACGTCGGCGCCGTTCGAGATCCCGCAGGACATTCGCGACACCTGGCTTGATGCCGGCAAGCGCAGCGTAGAGCTTCGCAAGGCATGGACGGAACGTCTGGCAAGTCATTCGCATCGGGGTGAATTCGAGCGCCGCATGGCGGGCGACATCAAGGCAGGCGATGCTGTCGCCGCGGCCTTCTCCAACTGGGAAAAGATGCCGCCCTCGGTCGCGAGCCGCAAGGCGTCGGAACTGGCGCTGGAAGGTCTGGCGGCGGCGATGCCGGAACTAATCGGCGGTTCGGCCGACCTGACCGGGTCGAATAACACCAAGGCCAAGGCGCAGGGGCCGCTGACTCGCGACGATTATGCCGGGCGTTATCTCTATTATGGCATCCGCGAATTCGGCATGGGCGCGGCGATGAACGGCATGGCCCTGCATGGTGGCGTCATTCCTTATGGCGGCACTTTCCTGGTGTTCAGCGACTATGCGCGCCCCGCGATCCGCCTGTCGGCGATCCAGCAGACCCGGGTCGTCTATGTCATGACGCACGATTCGATCGGGCTGGGCGAGGACGGCCCGACGCATCAACCGATCGAGCATCTGATGAGCCTGCGCGCGATCCCCAATCTCGACGTCTATCGCCCGTGCGATTCGGTCGAGACGGCGGAATGCTGGGCATTGGCGCTGGAGAAGAAGACCGGCCCCGGCTTGCTCGCTTTGTCGCGGCAGAATCTGCAGCAGGTCCGCACCGGCGGCGAGATGCTCAGCGCGAAGGGCGCTTACCGCCTGCGCGAAGCCAATGCGGCCCGCCGTGTCGTCCTGATCGCGACTGGCTCCGAAGTGCAACTGGCGGTCTCGGTCGCTGACCGGCTTGAAGAACACGGTATTGGCGCCGATGTCGTCTCCATGCCTTGCACGTCGCGTTTCGATGCGCAGCCCGAGGCTTATCGCGCCGATATCCTGCCGGCGGGGGCGCTGCGCGTCTCGATCGAGGCGGGCGCGACCTGGGGTTGGGAACGCTATACCGGCGATGCCGGCCTGCGCTTCGGCATCGACAGCTTCGGCGCCTCCGCGCCGATCGAAGCCCTATATGAGCATTTCGGCCTGACCGCTGACGCGATCGCGCCGCAGATTATTGCGAAACTGGAAGCTTGA
- a CDS encoding cell division protein ZapA, translating into MADVTLTIGDRRHIVACRDGEEDQLLRVGAMLDARWTAASRAAGGMNAERTMLFIALMLADSLDEAERRAPDKAGEALLEKLADRLEELAAALEN; encoded by the coding sequence ATGGCCGACGTCACGCTCACCATCGGCGACCGCCGCCATATCGTCGCCTGCCGCGATGGCGAAGAAGACCAGTTGCTCCGCGTCGGCGCAATGCTCGACGCGCGCTGGACCGCCGCCTCGCGCGCCGCCGGCGGGATGAATGCCGAACGGACGATGTTGTTCATCGCACTGATGCTGGCTGATTCGCTTGACGAGGCCGAACGCCGCGCGCCCGACAAAGCCGGAGAGGCGCTGCTCGAAAAACTGGCCGATCGGCTCGAGGAGCTGGCCGCGGCCCTTGAGAATTAA
- a CDS encoding 5-formyltetrahydrofolate cyclo-ligase, producing MTLDKQALRAATRAARDRFVADTRPVMTPPPAYLARLSHGLTIASYVPMGSEADPSPLARAAVEAGCIIALPHIVDRTKPMRFLAWDTEAALIAGPFGLHQPAEEAAELSPDIILTPLVAFDHSLNRLGQGAGYYDRAFLRFPESWRVGIAWSIQQVDSLPVDPWDVPLHAIVTEIEWAVKE from the coding sequence ATGACGCTCGACAAGCAAGCCCTGCGCGCGGCGACGCGTGCCGCCCGCGATCGCTTCGTGGCGGACACGCGGCCGGTCATGACACCACCGCCCGCCTATCTCGCGCGCCTGTCGCATGGTCTGACCATTGCCTCCTACGTGCCGATGGGCAGCGAAGCCGATCCCAGCCCGCTCGCCCGCGCCGCGGTCGAGGCCGGCTGCATCATCGCCCTCCCCCATATCGTCGATCGCACGAAGCCGATGCGCTTCCTCGCCTGGGATACCGAAGCAGCGTTGATCGCCGGGCCGTTCGGCCTGCACCAGCCGGCCGAGGAAGCGGCCGAGCTCAGCCCCGACATCATCCTGACCCCGCTGGTCGCCTTCGACCACAGCCTCAACCGCCTCGGCCAAGGCGCCGGTTATTATGATCGCGCTTTTCTGCGTTTCCCGGAAAGCTGGCGCGTCGGCATTGCCTGGTCGATACAGCAAGTCGATTCGCTACCCGTGGATCCGTGGGACGTGCCGCTCCACGCCATCGTCACCGAAATAGAATGGGCCGTAAAAGAATGA
- a CDS encoding DUF2842 domain-containing protein, with product MTPSWRKPVGMLAILVLIALWVIAVASASGWVGNWHWLLQLAFYLVTGIIWLWILPMRRMLLWMETGRWR from the coding sequence ATGACCCCCAGCTGGCGCAAACCGGTCGGCATGCTCGCGATCCTGGTGCTGATCGCGCTATGGGTGATCGCGGTCGCCAGCGCGTCGGGCTGGGTGGGCAACTGGCACTGGCTGTTGCAGCTCGCCTTCTATCTCGTCACCGGCATCATCTGGCTGTGGATCCTGCCAATGCGGCGTATGCTGCTGTGGATGGAGACCGGGCGCTGGCGGTGA